The Ahaetulla prasina isolate Xishuangbanna chromosome 3, ASM2864084v1, whole genome shotgun sequence genome window below encodes:
- the C3H5orf22 gene encoding UPF0489 protein C5orf22 homolog: MSSSGGGEKQGVGQESSSLRTYPKLPVWVVEDHHDVLPFIYRAIGSKHLPVSNISFVHLDSHPDLLIPVDMPADTVFDKEALFSELSIENWIMPAVYAGHFSQVIWLHPVWAQQIEEGTHHFLVGKDASTTTIRVTSTDAYFLSDGLYVPADQLENKKSLHLNVCLVNPSKASGDWEGNQAPRSAKKCKLSMDDTGDASSSNDSSDPTHSCTVELSDGFGKRISGHEKPSNSQVPSASGSTGKHQHQMSELAGDILQVLKKGTAFVLDIDLDFFSVKNPFKEIYTQEEYKLLQELYSFKKPKSNLSEDELVDCVENRTHQLEDLEAAFADLCDDDTEENLKRWAANPGMKPLVQLVRSLKDRMGTPDYEMVHQAGLTCDYSEIPHHVSTEEEIESFVRSIQHLLGSLPKPTLVTIARSSLDDYCPAEQVEFIQEKVLNVLNLAYGTLDIHLEYLENADPTGTECSSTA; encoded by the exons ATGAGTAGCAGCGGCGGCGGGGAAAAACAGGGCGTTGGACAGGAGAGCAGTTCCCTCCGCACGTACCCGAAGTTGCCAGTTTGGGTGGTGGAAGATCATCACGAT GTTCTTCCCTTCATTTACCGAGCTATTGGCTCGAAGCACCTACCTGTTAGCAACATCAGCTTTGTTCATTTGGATTCCCACCCAGATCTCCTTATTCCAGTAGACATGCCTGCAGATACTGTGTTCGACAAAGAAGCTCTATTTAG tgaACTAAGCATTGAAAACTGGATTATGCCTGCTGTTTATGCTGGTCATTTTTCACAAGTCATATGGTTACATCCAGTTTGGGCTCAGCAAATAGAGGAAGGAACTCATCATTTTTTGGTGGGCAAAGATGCCTCTACTACTACAATAAG GGTTACAAGCACAGATGCTTACTTCCTTTCTGATGGTCTCTATGTCCCTGCTGATCAGCTGGAGAACAAAAAATCTTTACATCTGAATGTGTGCCTTGTGAATCCCTCCAAAGCGTCTGGTGATTGGGAAGGCAACCAAGCTCCACGTTCTGCTAAGAAGTGCAAATTAAGCATGGACGACACAGGCGATGCCTCTTCATCAAATGACTCCTCTGACCCGACCCACAGTTGCACAGTTGAACTGTCTGATGGCTTTGGAAAGAGAATCTCTGGGCATGAGAAGCCGAGCAATTCCCAGGTTCCCTCTGCATCTGGTTCCACAGGAAAACACCAGCATCaaatgtcagaacttgctggagacATTCTGCAAGTGCTGAAGAAGGGCACTGCTTTTGTTTTAGATATTGACTTGGACTTCTTTTCAGTTAAGAATCCTTTCAAAGAAATATACACACAG GAAGAATACAAACTCTTACAAGAACTGTACAGTTTTAAGAAGCCTAAAAGCAATTTATCGGAG GACGAGTTGGTCGACTGTGTAGAGAACCGCACACACCAGCTGGAAGATCTAGAAGCAGCTTTTGCTGATTTATGTGATGATGACACTGAAGAAAACCTGAAAAGATGGGCTGCAAATCCTGG AATGAAACCTCTAGTTCAACTGGTGCGTAGTTTGAAAGATCGAATGGGAACTCCAGATTATGAGATG GTTCATCAGGCCGGCCTTACGTGTGATTACTCAGAAATACCTCATCATGTTAGCACGGAAGAGGAGATAGAGAGTTTCGTACGGTCGATACAACATCTCTTGGGAAGCTTACCGAAACCAACCCTTGTGACCATAGCCCG ATCCAGCTTGGATGACTACTGTCCTGCAGAGCAAGTTGAGTTCATACAAGAGAAAGTCTTGAACGTACTGAATTTGGCATATGGCACCCTGGATATTCATTTGGAATACTTGGAAAACGCAGATCCTACTGGAACAGAATGTTCATCTACAGCATAA